The following are encoded in a window of Streptomyces sp. 11x1 genomic DNA:
- a CDS encoding glycosyltransferase family 2 protein yields MKVGAVIITMGNRPDELRALLDSVAKQEGDRVEAVVVGNGSPVPDVPEGVRTVELPENLGIPGGRNTGIEAFGPSGRDVDVLLFLDDDGLLAHHDTAELCRRAFEDDPRLGIVSFRIADPDTGETQRRHVPRLRAADPMRSSRVTTFLGGANAVRTQVFAEVGGLPDEFFYAHEETDLAWRALDAGWMIDYRSDMVLYHPTTVPSRHAVYHRMVARNRVWLARRNLPAPLVPVYLGVWLLLTLLRKPSGPALKAWFGGFKEGWTSPCGPRRPMKWRTVWRLTRLGRPPVI; encoded by the coding sequence ATGAAGGTCGGCGCGGTGATCATCACCATGGGCAACCGCCCCGACGAACTCCGCGCCCTCCTCGACTCGGTCGCCAAGCAGGAGGGCGACCGGGTCGAGGCGGTCGTCGTCGGCAACGGCTCGCCCGTCCCGGACGTCCCCGAGGGCGTCCGGACGGTCGAGCTGCCGGAGAACCTCGGCATCCCCGGCGGCCGCAACACAGGCATAGAGGCGTTCGGCCCCAGCGGCCGGGACGTCGACGTGCTGCTCTTCCTCGACGACGACGGTCTGCTCGCGCACCACGACACCGCCGAACTCTGCCGCAGGGCCTTCGAGGACGACCCGAGGCTCGGCATCGTCAGCTTCCGTATCGCCGACCCCGACACCGGCGAGACCCAGCGGCGCCATGTCCCCCGGCTGCGGGCCGCCGACCCGATGCGCTCCTCTCGGGTCACCACCTTCCTCGGCGGCGCCAACGCCGTACGCACCCAGGTCTTCGCCGAAGTCGGCGGCCTCCCGGACGAATTCTTCTACGCGCACGAGGAAACCGACCTGGCATGGCGGGCCCTCGACGCGGGCTGGATGATCGACTACCGGTCCGACATGGTGCTGTACCACCCCACGACCGTGCCCTCCCGGCACGCGGTCTACCACCGCATGGTCGCGCGCAACCGCGTCTGGCTCGCGCGCCGTAACCTCCCCGCGCCGCTCGTCCCGGTCTATCTGGGCGTCTGGTTGCTGCTGACCCTGCTCCGCAAGCCCTCCGGGCCTGCACTGAAGGCCTGGTTCGGCGGCTTCAAGGAGGGCTGGACGAGCCCCTGTGGTCCCCGTCGGCCCATGAAGTGGCGTACGGTGTGGCGGCTGACCCGGCTGGGACGACCTCCCGTCATCTGA
- a CDS encoding CDP-alcohol phosphatidyltransferase family protein, translating to MKDRRSGEHWAGRLYMREISLRIDRHLVNTRVTPNQLTYLMTVFGVLAAPALLVPGIPGAVLGVLMVQLYLLFDCVDGEIARWRKQYSMTGVYVDRVGAYLCDAAVLVGFGLRAADLWGTGRIDWLWAFLGTLAALGAILIKAETDLVGVARHQTGKPPVQESAAEPRSSGMALARRAAAALKFHRLILGVEASLLILALAVVDQIRGDLFFSRVGVAVLAGIALLQTLLHLVSILVSSRLK from the coding sequence GTGAAGGACCGGCGCAGCGGTGAGCACTGGGCCGGCCGGCTCTACATGCGCGAGATCTCGCTGCGGATAGACCGGCACCTGGTGAACACCCGGGTCACGCCCAACCAGCTGACCTACCTGATGACCGTCTTCGGCGTCCTCGCCGCCCCGGCCCTGCTGGTGCCGGGCATCCCGGGCGCTGTCCTCGGTGTGCTGATGGTCCAGCTGTACCTGCTGTTCGACTGCGTCGACGGCGAGATCGCCCGCTGGCGCAAGCAGTACTCGATGACCGGCGTCTACGTCGACCGGGTCGGCGCCTACCTGTGCGACGCGGCCGTCCTCGTCGGCTTCGGGCTGCGCGCGGCCGACCTGTGGGGCACCGGCCGGATCGACTGGCTGTGGGCCTTCCTCGGCACCCTCGCCGCGCTCGGCGCCATCCTGATCAAGGCCGAGACGGACCTCGTGGGCGTCGCCCGGCATCAGACCGGCAAGCCGCCGGTCCAGGAGTCGGCCGCCGAGCCGCGCTCCTCCGGCATGGCGCTGGCCCGCAGGGCCGCCGCCGCCCTGAAGTTCCACCGGCTGATCCTCGGCGTCGAGGCGTCCCTGCTGATCCTGGCCCTCGCGGTCGTGGACCAGATCCGGGGCGACCTCTTCTTCTCCCGGGTGGGCGTCGCCGTCCTGGCCGGCATCGCCCTGCTCCAGACCCTGCTGCACCTGGTGTCGATCCTCGTCTCCAGCAGGCTGAAGTGA
- a CDS encoding ABC transporter permease, with protein sequence MSETTHDGRVVVSDRPSPDDGLSATELAAKYGLAVSGARPGLVEYVRQMWGRRHFILAFSQAKLTAQYSQAKLGQLWQVATPLLNALVYFLIFGLILGADRGMPREVYIPFLVTGVFVFTFTQSSVMAGVRAISGNLGLVRALHFPRASLPISFALQQLQQLMFSMIVLFCVAVGFGSYPRLSWLLILPVLVLQFLFNTGLALIMARMGAKTPDLAQLMPFVMRTWMYASGVMFSIPVMLEDHPKWIADVLQWNPAAIYMDLMRFALIDGYGRENLPPHVWAVALGWAVLIALGGFVYFWKAEERYGRG encoded by the coding sequence GTGAGTGAGACAACGCATGACGGCAGGGTTGTGGTGAGCGACCGTCCGTCGCCCGACGACGGGCTCTCCGCGACGGAACTGGCCGCCAAGTACGGGCTCGCCGTGAGCGGCGCCCGGCCCGGACTCGTGGAGTACGTCCGCCAGATGTGGGGGCGGCGCCACTTCATCCTCGCCTTCTCCCAGGCGAAGCTCACCGCGCAGTACAGCCAGGCCAAGCTCGGCCAGCTGTGGCAGGTGGCCACCCCGCTGCTCAACGCGCTGGTGTACTTCCTGATCTTCGGCCTCATCCTGGGTGCCGATCGCGGCATGCCCCGCGAGGTGTACATCCCGTTCCTGGTCACGGGTGTGTTCGTCTTCACCTTCACCCAGAGCTCGGTGATGGCCGGCGTCCGCGCGATCTCCGGAAACCTGGGCCTGGTGCGCGCCCTGCACTTCCCGCGGGCCTCGCTGCCCATTTCCTTCGCGCTCCAGCAGCTCCAGCAGTTGATGTTCTCGATGATCGTGCTGTTCTGCGTCGCGGTCGGCTTCGGCAGTTACCCGCGCCTGTCCTGGCTGCTGATCCTGCCCGTGCTGGTGCTGCAGTTCCTCTTCAACACCGGGCTCGCGCTGATCATGGCCCGGATGGGCGCCAAGACCCCGGACCTCGCGCAGCTGATGCCGTTCGTGATGCGGACCTGGATGTACGCCTCCGGCGTCATGTTCTCCATCCCGGTGATGCTGGAGGACCACCCCAAGTGGATCGCGGACGTCCTCCAGTGGAACCCGGCGGCGATCTACATGGACCTGATGCGCTTCGCGCTGATCGACGGCTACGGCCGCGAGAACCTGCCCCCGCACGTGTGGGCGGTCGCACTCGGCTGGGCCGTGCTGATCGCGCTCGGCGGCTTCGTGTACTTCTGGAAGGCGGAGGAGAGGTACGGCCGTGGCTGA